A portion of the Candidatus Goldiibacteriota bacterium genome contains these proteins:
- a CDS encoding cyclic nucleotide-binding domain-containing protein, translating into MADPVEYEMLKEAALFKTLTDAELDIVAKKVFLKPYKKGSTLFVEGMPGEVLYVVVEGGIDIIKKTKEGDKVIANLGKGEIVGEMSIIDSGARTASGKTGEDSKLIVVTKNSFSEILDSDPAIAAKILMALLRIINRRLRVTDKKFEQ; encoded by the coding sequence ATGGCGGATCCTGTTGAATATGAAATGTTAAAAGAAGCGGCGCTGTTTAAAACTTTAACAGACGCGGAACTTGATATTGTGGCAAAAAAGGTTTTTTTAAAGCCCTATAAAAAAGGGTCAACGTTATTTGTGGAAGGCATGCCCGGCGAAGTTCTGTATGTTGTTGTGGAAGGCGGCATAGATATTATAAAGAAAACCAAAGAAGGCGATAAAGTCATTGCAAACCTTGGTAAAGGCGAAATAGTGGGTGAAATGTCAATCATTGATTCCGGCGCCAGGACCGCCAGCGGCAAGACCGGCGAAGATTCAAAATTAATAGTGGTTACCAAAAACAGTTTTTCGGAAATTCTTGACAGCGACCCCGCGATTGCGGCCAAAATATTAATGGCGCTGCTGCGGATAATTAACAGAAGGCTGCGCGTCACGGATAAGAAGTTTGAACAATAA